The genome window GTTTTGTTTCCCGTAAGAGAAATCCACTCAGCGGCAGATCTTCCGGTTCCGCTTTGAAAACTTGAACCAGCGCCCCGTCCTCTTCACCAATCCCCAGCCGGCCAATCGCCTGTGCCGGGTAATCATAAAAATAAAAAGCTTTCATTTTTTTGCCTTTCTCGCCTGAACTGCACCTATTTTTTATAATACAGCCGGTCAACCCACTTAATCACATCCAGCGCCTGCTCCCAGTCGGCATTACTTTCCCCCATATCCAGCAGTTCCCTGACAATGCCGGCCTGATAGGGCATTGCGATATGATTGGGCATCCGGTAATTAAACATTTCAAACTCGCCCCGCTTTTCCAAAATAACCGCTTCCTTGCCAAATACAGAAAAACGCAAGTTTCCCTTGCTGCCGACAATCATCACTTCTTCCTGATCCTTATCGGCTGCATAGCACCAGGAGCCGGTACCAACCGCTCCGTTTTCATGGCGGAAAGTGGCCGTAATCGTATCGCCTGTCGGGTCGGAACCGCCTTGATTGAAAACCTGCCCTGTAAAGTCAGTCATTTTGCCAAAATAAAACTCCAAAATATCCAGCGTTTCAATCCCCAGCCGCCAAAACTTATCGCCACCCTGAAACTGCGGCATCGCTTCGCCCTTTCTTTCGTCCTCGGTCGGCTTCGCCCAATGCGTCACCCGAATCATTCGAATGTCCCCGATTTGCCCGGAAGTCAGCAAGTTCTTAATATTCATAAACTTAGGCAATCCCCGCCGATAAAGGGCAGCATAAGCCGGCAGCTTTTCTGCTTTGGCCTTGGCATCGATTGCCAGCGCCTGCTCATAGCTTAACGCTATCGGATTTTCTATATAGACTGCCTTTCCCGCTTCCAAACACTGTAAGGCTAAAGCGCAGCGCATATCCGCCGGCGCGGCAATATAAACAATATCAATATATTGATCTGCCAGCATATCCTCTACGCTCTCAAAAGCCTTGGCCGCCCCATGTCGAAAAGCAAAGCGCAGCGCCTTTTCCTTATTCTGATCATAAACGCCTTCTAATACGGAATTGGGATTTTTATACAATCCCGGCCCGCTTTTTATTTCTGTAGCGTCACTGACCCCCAATAACCCCCAACAAATATTCAGTCGATTCATATGTCCCTCTTCTGTTCCAATTTAAGCAAGTCGTCATTATCTCATATCTATTATCGGCACCTTTTGCCAAAATCAAAGAGGGCTTTTTAAGTTTTTTACTGTATTTCCGTCTCGTTCTTCGCACTTACCATCAAAGACCGGTAGCCTGCTCCTCAGCGCAGCGTCTGAAATTCGGTCAAATTCGGCCGGTATTTGAGCGGTACATGCTGTTTTTGCCGTTTGTCGCTTCTTCTTTCTTCAACCGCACTATGCTCAAAATAGCCTTGCCACAGCGTTTGAAAGCCAAGTTCGGCTGATGAGCGATGTTCTTTCATCTCTATGCGGCCGCCCGTAAACGGCCGCAGCTCCCAGCGCCCTTGATAGGCCACCAGCGCGGTATTACGGCCGGCATCATGAATCACAATTCTCTCCCGGTAAAAGCGGTCAACAAAATGCCCGGCCATCAGTTCCAAAATATCATTCTGCGGCGTGATGCGGGCATAAAGGCAACTTTGACTGCCCTCGCCGATTTCTTCAAAGCGGACAAAGCCCAAAAAAGAATGCCTTTCCCGGCTGACCCGTTTGGCCAAATCCGCAATCCGCCGGATGTCCTTTAGGGATAGAGCATTTTCGGCCGCTGCTCCCAGCTGAAAGGCCTGCTCGACAAAACGGAGCAGCCAGCTGTCCTTTTGCGCTTCGGCCGAGTGAAAAGCATAATACAGCCAGTCCATAACGGTCTGTCCGCACTTTTGCCACAATGCCTTTTCCACCTTGGCCGCCTTTTCCGGCTCGGTCATAATTTCCCGGCATTCATCCAAAAACAGCCCCGGCGAGTCGGCCGCGGCCAAAACCTCCGTCCCTCTTTTTTCATAATAATTCGCATATACCACCGATAAAAATCCCTGATAACTGCCATCATACAGATAAATCATATTATATCCCCAGGGTCAGCTGTTCGTAGGTCGCCGGCGGTGCCAGCAGGCTGCGCAAACGTTCCGGCGTCGGAAGTTCGCGTCCGGCCAGATATTTTCCGCCGCAAGTCATAAAATAACGGGCTTTTTTCAGGGAAACGCCGAGCTTTTGAACAGAAGTTTCCGTCAGCGGAGCAAATCTTCTTTGCCGGATAATCTTTTTCGCGGTCAGCGGCCCGATGCCGGGAATCCGCAGCAGTTCTGCCAAGCCGGCTCGATTGATTTCAATCGGAAAAAGATCCAAATGCCGAAGCGCCCAGGTCAACTTGGGATCCAGCTCCAAATCCAGATTGGCATTGCTCTCCGGCACAATCTCATCTACCTGAAAATAATAATAGCGCAGCAGCCAATCCGCCTGATAAATCCGATGCTCCCGCAGCAGCGGCGGCGCCGTTTGCAGAGCCGGCAGGTTTTCCCCGCTGTTGACCGGGACATAGGCCGAATAATACACTCTTTTCAAATCATAATTTTGATACAGAAAGCTGCTTCGTCCTAAAATCTGGCGGTCGCTTTCCGCCGCCGCTCCGACAATCATTTGCGTCGATTGTCCGGCCGGCACAAAGGCCGGTGCATAGCGGTACTTGGCTTTTTCTTCCCGAATCTGATTTTGTTCCTCTTTAATCTGTGCCATCGGCAAATAAAGCTTTTCCATCTTTTTTTGCGGAGCCAGCAGCTTTAAACCCGATTCAGTGGCCAGCTCGATATTAACGCTCATCCGGTCGGCCAGCAGCCCGGCCTCGTGAATCAGCTTGGGATCGGCGCCGGGAATTGCTTTGACATGAATATAGCCGCCAAAGTTTTCCCGCCGGCGCAGGAGCGTCAGCACCTGCACAATCCGCTCCATAGTGGCATTGGCGTTTTTCTCAACGGCCGAGCTT of Lachnospiraceae bacterium oral taxon 500 contains these proteins:
- a CDS encoding putative DNA modification/repair radical SAM protein codes for the protein MNQEIYQKLTILAAAAKYDVSCSSSGNSRKGVKSLGSAANAGICHTWGADGRCISLLKILMTNHCIYDCAYCVNRSSNDIARASFTPEEVVTLTMEFYRRNYIEGLFLSSAVEKNANATMERIVQVLTLLRRRENFGGYIHVKAIPGADPKLIHEAGLLADRMSVNIELATESGLKLLAPQKKMEKLYLPMAQIKEEQNQIREEKAKYRYAPAFVPAGQSTQMIVGAAAESDRQILGRSSFLYQNYDLKRVYYSAYVPVNSGENLPALQTAPPLLREHRIYQADWLLRYYYFQVDEIVPESNANLDLELDPKLTWALRHLDLFPIEINRAGLAELLRIPGIGPLTAKKIIRQRRFAPLTETSVQKLGVSLKKARYFMTCGGKYLAGRELPTPERLRSLLAPPATYEQLTLGI